Below is a genomic region from Pseudomonas sp. JQ170C.
TGGCATCGCCTTTGGCGTGGATCGCGAGGTCTGGCCGAACCCGACGGTTCGCTGGGTGGAGCTTGCCTACAAGCTCGACGTCAACGAATTCCGCGGCCAGGAAAGCGTGCAACTGATGATCGCGCACATGGAGCCGCGCTGAGGCCAGGGGCAAAGTGGTCTAGGCTCAGTAGGATTGGTCGAAGAACCTGCGGGGAAGATTCTGTAGTCGGCCGGTCAACCATCTGGAGCCTTACCACTTGATTTGAGAGGTGCCCCATGAGCCTGCTGCTTGAGCCCTATACCCTGCGCCATCTGACCCTGCCCAACCGAATCGCCGTTTCACCCATGTGCCAGTATTCCAGTGTCGATGGCCTGGCCAATGACTGGCACCTGGTTCACTTGGGTAGCCGCGCGGTTGGGGGCGCCGGGTTGATCTTCACCGAAGCCACGGCGGTGACCGCTGACGGACGGATCACTGCCCAGGATCTGGGGCTGTGGGACGACGCCCAGATCGCGCCGCTGCAACGCATCACCCGCTTCATTACGGCCCAGGGTGCGGTGCCTGGCATTCAACTGGCCCATGCCGGGCGCAAGGCCAGTACCTATCGGCCCTGGTTGGGCAAGCAGGGTAGCGTCAAGCCGGAGGAGGGTGGCTGGGTGCCGATCGGGCCGTCGAAAATTGCCTTTGACCCGCAGCACACCGCACCGATCGAGATGACCAAGGCGCAGATCGACGAGGTGATCCAGGCCTTTGTCGATGCGGCGCATCGTGCGTTGCAAGCCGGCTTCAAGGTGGTTGAGGTGCATGCGGCGCATGGCTATCTGCTGCATCAGTTTCTTTCGCCCTTGAGCAACCAGCGCCGAGACGAGTACGGCAGCTGCTTCGAGAATCGTATTCGCCTGACCTTGCAGGTGACCGAGGCTGTGCGTGAGGTCTGGCCGGAAGAATTGCCGGTGTTCGTGCGGCTGTCGGCCACCGACTGGGTCGAGGATGGCTGGAACCCGGACGAGACGGTCAAGTTGGCCAAGCACTTGAGAGAGCGGGGGGTGGACCTGATCGATGTATCGTCCGGCGGCACCTCGGTGAATGCCGAAATTCCCACCGGGCCTGGGTACCAGACCCAGTTTGCGGCGAAGGTGCGGGAGGAGTCGGGGATTGCCACCGGTACCGTGGGGATGATCACCGACCCGATGCAGGCCGAAACCATCTTGCGTACGGCCCAGGCCGATATCATCTTCCTGGCCCGGGAACTGCTGCGCGACCCGTACTGGCCCCTGCATGCCGATGACGACCTGGGCGGTAACAAGGCGACCTGGCCGGCGCAGTACCAGCGGGCGACCAGCCGGGCCAACCCCATTCATGAGTCCGATCTGCGGGATTGACCCGTGTAGGAGCGGGCTTGCCCCGCGATAGCGATCTGTCTGTCGGATCGCTATCGCGGGGCAAGCCCGCTCCTACA
It encodes:
- a CDS encoding NADH:flavin oxidoreductase/NADH oxidase; this translates as MSLLLEPYTLRHLTLPNRIAVSPMCQYSSVDGLANDWHLVHLGSRAVGGAGLIFTEATAVTADGRITAQDLGLWDDAQIAPLQRITRFITAQGAVPGIQLAHAGRKASTYRPWLGKQGSVKPEEGGWVPIGPSKIAFDPQHTAPIEMTKAQIDEVIQAFVDAAHRALQAGFKVVEVHAAHGYLLHQFLSPLSNQRRDEYGSCFENRIRLTLQVTEAVREVWPEELPVFVRLSATDWVEDGWNPDETVKLAKHLRERGVDLIDVSSGGTSVNAEIPTGPGYQTQFAAKVREESGIATGTVGMITDPMQAETILRTAQADIIFLARELLRDPYWPLHADDDLGGNKATWPAQYQRATSRANPIHESDLRD